CGCTGACAGGCGGCCAACTTCGTGTAAGCTCACGCTGTAGGTGGCGAGGCCTCCCTTGATGACAAAACTTGTTTGGTCGAATATAGTCGGTAACCTCTTGACCCTTGCCGTGTCGATGATCAGTTGAGCCTGGTTAGCCGCGATCACGTCCGACACCGCGAGGTAGGCATCCACCTCCCCGGCCCTAAGCGCTCGCATGCCCGCCT
This genomic window from Candidatus Binatia bacterium contains:
- a CDS encoding ABC transporter substrate binding protein, which produces AGMRALRAGEVDAYLAVSDVIAANQAQLIIDTARVKRLPTIFDQTSFVIKGGLATYSVSLHEVGRLSAKYVQRILAGVKPKDIPVEGVDKIELVINLKTAKQIGVTIPASVLARADRVIK